One stretch of Comamonas testosteroni DNA includes these proteins:
- a CDS encoding UxaA family hydrolase, protein MLSSSSSLLHLHPNDNVLVAKTALALGQDIPELGVRTRAQVPAGHKIAARRIAEGEQVKKYDTVIGVATRDLEPGDYVHSHNLKLVDYYRDPSFGADVRPVDYVPEEQRATFQGFVRAGGGVGTRNFIGILSSVNCSATVIKRIAAHFTPERLAAFPNVDGVAAFAQSSGCGMSSPSEHFDVLRRTLAGYARHPNLAGVLIVGLGCERNQVDALVDSQGLKEGQLLRTLVMQEVGGTRATIEAGIAAIEEMLPIANQAQRSTVSAAHLKIGLECGGSDGFSGITANPGLGAAMDILVRHGGTAILSETPEIHGVEFMLTRRAISPEVGQKLLDRLAWWERYAAGQNAQFNGVVGHGNQAGGLANIFEKSLGSAMKGGTTPLRAVYEYAEPITEHGFVFMDSPGYDPVASTGQIASGAQLICFTTGRGSMFGSKPAPTIKLASNTPMYQRLQEDMDINCGVVVDGELTVAELGQQIFEQILRHASGEQTKSEVLGLGDHEFVPWHLGIVS, encoded by the coding sequence ATGCTCTCCTCCTCTTCTTCCCTGCTGCACCTGCACCCCAACGACAACGTGCTGGTGGCCAAGACCGCCCTGGCCCTGGGCCAGGACATTCCCGAGCTGGGAGTGCGAACGCGCGCCCAGGTGCCGGCCGGCCACAAGATCGCGGCGCGCCGCATCGCAGAAGGCGAGCAGGTCAAGAAGTACGACACGGTGATCGGCGTCGCCACACGCGACCTGGAGCCTGGCGACTATGTGCACAGCCACAACCTCAAGCTGGTGGACTACTACCGCGACCCGTCGTTCGGTGCCGACGTGCGCCCCGTGGACTACGTGCCCGAGGAACAGCGCGCAACTTTCCAGGGGTTTGTGCGAGCGGGCGGCGGCGTGGGCACGCGCAACTTCATCGGCATCCTGTCCTCGGTCAACTGCTCGGCCACCGTGATCAAGCGCATCGCCGCCCACTTCACGCCCGAGCGGCTGGCAGCCTTTCCCAATGTGGATGGCGTGGCCGCCTTTGCCCAGAGCAGCGGCTGCGGCATGTCCTCGCCCAGCGAACACTTCGACGTGCTGCGCCGTACCCTGGCCGGCTATGCGCGCCACCCCAACCTGGCGGGCGTACTCATCGTGGGTCTGGGCTGCGAGCGCAACCAGGTCGATGCATTGGTGGATTCGCAAGGCCTCAAGGAAGGTCAGTTGCTGCGCACCCTGGTGATGCAGGAGGTGGGTGGCACGCGCGCCACCATCGAAGCAGGTATTGCCGCCATCGAAGAAATGCTGCCCATCGCCAACCAGGCGCAGCGCAGCACCGTCAGCGCCGCCCACCTCAAGATCGGCCTGGAATGCGGCGGCTCGGATGGCTTTTCGGGCATCACGGCCAACCCCGGCCTGGGCGCGGCCATGGACATCCTGGTGCGCCACGGCGGTACGGCCATTCTGTCCGAGACGCCCGAGATCCACGGCGTGGAGTTCATGCTCACACGCCGCGCCATCAGCCCCGAAGTCGGCCAGAAGCTGCTGGACCGCCTGGCCTGGTGGGAGCGCTATGCCGCCGGCCAGAACGCCCAGTTCAACGGTGTGGTCGGCCATGGCAACCAGGCCGGCGGACTGGCCAACATCTTTGAAAAATCCCTGGGCAGCGCCATGAAGGGCGGCACCACACCGCTGCGCGCTGTCTATGAATACGCCGAGCCCATCACCGAACACGGCTTCGTCTTCATGGACTCGCCGGGCTACGACCCGGTGGCCTCCACGGGCCAGATCGCCAGCGGCGCCCAGCTGATCTGCTTCACCACGGGTCGCGGCTCCATGTTCGGCAGCAAGCCCGCTCCCACCATCAAGCTGGCCAGCAACACGCCCATGTACCAGCGCCTGCAGGAAGACATGGACATCAACTGCGGCGTGGTCGTCGACGGAGAGCTGACGGTGGCCGAGCTGGGCCAGCAGATCTTCGAGCAGATCCTGCGCCATGCCAGCGGCGAACAGACCAAGAGCGAAGTCCTGGGACTGGGCGACCATGAATTCGTACCCTGGCACCTGGGCATCGTGAGCTGA
- a CDS encoding NAD-dependent succinate-semialdehyde dehydrogenase: MNATPLRLRRTELQRSANFIAGAWAPAASGASFAVTDPATGCTITDVPDSAAPDARAAVDAAQAALPAWRKLPAKQRAAIIKRWNDLVLAHQDDLGTLISLEQGKPLAEGKGEVAYAASYIEWFGEAATRMNGEVIPAPVPGRRMFALREPVGVVAAITPWNFPAAMIARKIAPALAAGCTVVCKPAEDTPLTSLALVLLAHEAGVPAGVLNIVTASREHTPEVVDQWLQDSRVRKITFTGSTPVGKHLARRSADTLKKLSLELGGNAPFIVFEDADVAAAVDGFMAAKFRNGGQTCVCPNRVFVHRSVYETFAQQLSARVAALHVGPASDPASQIGPMINDRAVEKIARHVEDAVAKGAKVLTGGKHMTDLGPTYYAPTVLSGATASMACACEETFGPVAPLTVFDDEAEVIAAANDTPFGLAAYFYSQDIRRIWRVADALESGIVGVNEGALAAEAAPFGGVKESGYGREGSTHGLDDYLHIKYVCQGQLD, encoded by the coding sequence ATGAACGCCACGCCACTCAGACTGCGACGCACCGAACTGCAGCGCAGCGCCAACTTCATCGCCGGCGCCTGGGCGCCCGCTGCCAGCGGCGCCAGCTTTGCCGTGACCGACCCGGCCACGGGCTGCACCATCACCGACGTGCCCGATTCAGCTGCGCCCGATGCGCGCGCCGCCGTGGACGCCGCCCAGGCGGCCCTGCCAGCCTGGCGCAAGCTGCCGGCCAAGCAACGTGCTGCCATCATCAAGCGCTGGAACGACCTGGTGCTGGCCCATCAGGACGATCTGGGCACGCTGATCTCGCTGGAGCAGGGCAAGCCCCTGGCCGAAGGCAAAGGCGAAGTGGCCTATGCCGCCAGCTACATCGAATGGTTCGGCGAGGCCGCCACGCGCATGAACGGAGAAGTCATTCCCGCGCCCGTGCCGGGCCGGCGCATGTTCGCCCTGCGCGAGCCCGTGGGCGTGGTCGCCGCCATCACGCCCTGGAACTTCCCGGCCGCCATGATCGCGCGCAAGATCGCGCCCGCCCTGGCTGCGGGCTGCACCGTGGTCTGCAAGCCGGCCGAGGACACACCGCTGACATCGCTGGCCCTGGTGCTGCTGGCGCACGAAGCCGGCGTGCCGGCCGGCGTGCTCAACATCGTCACGGCCTCGCGCGAGCACACGCCCGAGGTGGTGGACCAGTGGCTTCAGGATTCCCGCGTGCGCAAGATCACCTTTACCGGCTCCACTCCCGTGGGCAAGCACCTGGCACGCCGCAGCGCCGACACGCTCAAAAAGCTCTCGCTGGAGCTGGGCGGCAATGCGCCCTTCATCGTCTTCGAGGATGCCGATGTGGCGGCTGCCGTGGACGGCTTCATGGCCGCCAAGTTCCGCAACGGCGGCCAGACCTGCGTCTGCCCGAATCGCGTCTTTGTGCACCGCTCGGTGTACGAGACCTTTGCCCAGCAGCTCAGCGCCCGTGTGGCAGCCTTGCACGTGGGCCCGGCCAGCGACCCGGCCTCGCAGATCGGCCCCATGATCAATGACCGCGCGGTCGAGAAGATCGCCCGCCATGTGGAGGACGCGGTGGCCAAGGGCGCCAAGGTGCTCACGGGCGGCAAGCACATGACGGATCTGGGCCCCACCTACTACGCCCCCACCGTGCTCTCGGGTGCCACTGCCTCCATGGCCTGCGCCTGCGAAGAAACCTTCGGGCCCGTGGCTCCGCTGACCGTGTTTGACGACGAGGCCGAGGTCATCGCCGCCGCCAACGACACGCCGTTCGGTCTGGCCGCCTATTTCTACAGCCAGGACATACGCCGCATCTGGCGTGTCGCCGATGCCCTGGAATCGGGCATCGTGGGCGTCAACGAAGGCGCGCTGGCCGCCGAGGCCGCCCCCTTTGGCGGGGTCAAGGAGTCGGGCTACGGCCGCGAAGGCTCCACTCACGGGCTCGACGATTACCTGCATATCAAATACGTCTGCCAGGGACAACTGGATTGA
- a CDS encoding Bug family tripartite tricarboxylate transporter substrate binding protein — MSKSRYLTRRPVLGALAALALAGAMPLAQAQGNFPSKPITFVVPYPAGGANDMLGRLVGQKMGEVLGTASVVDNRPGAGALLGAGIVARAPADGYTLLVGGLATHAASPHLIKTEYDPVKDFEPIGMIGSAPIIAITANDSPYKSLKDVVEAARKDPQAVMYGSSGNGSPLHLAGELFVSIAKVPMTHVPYKGGNAHIVDLIGGRIPVIFDTATNSMPLLRGGKVRALAVGSASRLPELPNVPTFAEAGYPQFEFSAWYALFAPSKTSADVSAKLSGALAKALKQPEVASKLRDLGVTPGSGDAAELRAFVPREYQRVGGLIKTAKIKAD; from the coding sequence ATGAGCAAATCCCGATACCTCACCCGCAGGCCCGTGCTGGGCGCGCTGGCAGCACTGGCCCTGGCCGGTGCCATGCCGCTGGCACAGGCGCAGGGCAACTTCCCGAGCAAGCCCATCACCTTTGTGGTGCCCTATCCTGCGGGCGGCGCCAATGACATGCTGGGGCGGCTGGTGGGCCAGAAGATGGGCGAGGTATTGGGAACCGCAAGCGTGGTGGACAACCGGCCCGGTGCCGGGGCCTTGCTGGGCGCGGGCATCGTGGCGCGCGCGCCGGCCGACGGCTACACGCTGCTCGTCGGTGGCCTGGCCACGCACGCCGCCAGCCCGCATCTGATCAAGACCGAGTACGACCCCGTCAAGGACTTCGAGCCCATCGGCATGATCGGCAGCGCCCCCATCATCGCCATCACCGCCAACGACTCGCCCTACAAGTCGCTCAAGGATGTGGTGGAAGCGGCCCGCAAGGACCCTCAGGCCGTGATGTACGGCTCCTCGGGCAACGGCTCGCCGCTGCATCTGGCCGGCGAGCTGTTCGTGTCCATCGCCAAGGTCCCCATGACCCATGTTCCCTACAAGGGCGGCAACGCCCATATCGTGGACCTGATCGGCGGGCGCATTCCGGTCATCTTCGATACCGCCACCAACTCCATGCCGCTGCTGCGCGGTGGCAAGGTGCGTGCCCTGGCCGTGGGCTCCGCCAGCCGCCTGCCGGAACTGCCCAATGTGCCGACCTTCGCCGAAGCCGGCTACCCGCAGTTCGAGTTCTCGGCCTGGTATGCGCTGTTTGCACCGTCCAAGACCAGCGCCGATGTCAGCGCCAAGCTCTCGGGCGCACTGGCCAAGGCCCTCAAGCAGCCCGAAGTGGCCTCCAAGCTACGGGATCTGGGCGTGACCCCGGGCAGCGGCGATGCCGCAGAGCTGCGCGCCTTCGTGCCCCGTGAATACCAGCGCGTGGGCGGCCTCATCAAGACCGCGAAAATCAAAGCTGATTGA